The following are encoded in a window of Vicia villosa cultivar HV-30 ecotype Madison, WI unplaced genomic scaffold, Vvil1.0 ctg.004863F_1_1, whole genome shotgun sequence genomic DNA:
- the LOC131642356 gene encoding uncharacterized protein LOC131642356, whose amino-acid sequence MDKSFSVASCYEFLDSNRIPYGPPNIHDGVFSLLWKLDVPFKIKAFGWRLFRSRLPIKDQLALRGIALSLDNSLCSFCGVCSENLNHLFFECGVVKKIWRDIAVSVGKGDSYFVECLAFYMVKGRKLGVVWLAITWAIWLVRNGVCFRNDPWNVDNTVWNIKLLVWKWSYCGKITHPKYSFYEFCKDPVFFLS is encoded by the coding sequence ATGGACAAGTCTTTTTCGGTAGCTTCGTGCTATGAGTTTTTGGATTCGAATCGGATTCCTTATGGTCCTCCTAATATCCATGATGGAGTTTTTAGCTTGCTTTGGAAGTTGGATGTTCCATTCAAGATCAAAGCTTTCGGATGGAGATTATTCCGGAGTAGACTTCCAATAAAAGACCAATTGGCTCTTAGAGGTATTGCTCTTTCTCTAGATAATTCGTTATGTTCTTTTTGTGGTGTTTGTTCGGAAAACTTGAATCATCTCTTTTTTGAGTGCGGGGTGGTGAAGAAGATTTGGCGCGATATAGCGGTTTCGGTTGGTAAAGGGGATAGTTATTTTGTAGAGTGCCTTGCTTTTTATATGGTGAAAGGTAGAAAATTGGGTGTAGTTTGGTTAGCTATTACTTGGGCTATATGGTTAGTTAGAAATGGTGTTTGTTTCCGGAATGATCCTTGGAACGTCGACAATACCGTGTGGAACATCAAGCTTTTGGTGTGGAAGTGGTCTTATTGTGGGAAGATTACTCATCCCAAATATTCCTTTTATGAGTTTTGTAAGGATCCGGTGTTTTTCCTCTCATAA